The Pukyongia salina genome segment TTACAGACGGATCCAACTGTTTGATCTGTTCAGATATGGAATTCTGCACAAACTCTTCCGAAGTAATATATTCGAACAATATATCCCTGTCTGTTGTATAGGCCGCTGTCTTACGTAATGCGTCGTTATATTGATAACTGTTCCTATTCTTTAAGGCTTTTAGTTGTAATGCCCTCGCACTCTGAAAATAGGGATAGGCCTCGATCACACCCTGAAGACCATCCAGATGTTCGTCCCTGATTTGCTGGGGATTATCCAAAAGGTATGTATAGGTTTCGGTGTTCACGTTCTTACCAGTTGGCCAGGGAGGCATTAAATACATCCTGTGTTATGCGTTCAAATATTATAGCCAGCGCGTCATCCAGTTGAGAACCGGTAAGCTGAGTCTGGCCGTCGTAATCGTAATAGAAGGAGAAGCGCTGCTCGAAGTCCTTAGTGTCGTCGTCTGTATTGATAAACCGAACATTAATAGCTACCGTAAGCCTGTTTTGAGCAGCCGTACTCTGGGAGGTAGCCGTGATAGGGGAGGTATAAAACTGGACGATCTCCCCTTCATAGATTAGGTCGCCATCATTGTTTACCAGATCGAGACTGGTCTGATTGAGGATGAGGTCCTGCAAAAGGATTGTAAAATCCCTTGCCGCTCCGGGTTCTACTAAGGGGGCATTATTCTGAAAATAATTAACCTGAAAGGTCCTCGCATTTCCGGTATCTGCTCCTGTGAACGAATAATTCACTTTACATCCCTGCATGAAAATGGCGGCAAAAAAAACAAACAAGAATGGACGAAGGATTATTTTCATAAGGGTTTATAGTAGCTGATTCCGGCTACAAGTTATATTGTTTTATTTTCCGATACAAGGTTCTTTCAGAGATGCCCAGTTCTTCGGCGGCATCCTTTCGTTTACCGTTGTACTTTTCCAGCGATTTCTTGATGAGTTCCAGTTCTTTTTCCTGAAGGGATAAATTCTCTTCTTCCTGGATCTCTTCAGCAAAATCATAATTAGCTTTATTTGCTTCTGAAACAGATTCCGGAATACTCAATACTTCCACGTCCTGCTGGTCTGCATCGTCATCTTCAACAAAAGAGGCCAGGGTCTCCTCATGATCTTTGTCTTCACTATAGATCTTTTTGATGAGGGTGGACTGTTCTTCCTTCACATCGGAAGCATTCCCGCTGTTCATCAATTCCAGTGTGAGTTTCTTCAGGTCGTTCACATCGCGTTGCATGTCGAACAAAACCTTATATAAGATCTCACGTTCACTGCTAAAATCGCTTTCTCGTTTTTTACTGATCACCGCAGGCAGATTGCTGCCAATATCTGGTAAATAACTGCGTAATGTTTGATAAGAGATATTTCTTTCTTGTTCCAATACCGAAATTTGTTCGGCCACGTTACGCAGCTGCCTGATATTTCCGCTCCAGCGATATTGAAGCAATAAGGCAACGGCATCCTCCTCAAGCCTAATGGTTGGCATTTTATATTTCTGGGCAAAATCTGAAGCAAATTTTCTGAATAGGAGATGAATATCTTCCGAACGTTCCCGTAATGGGGGCAAGTGAATATCGACCGTACTCAAGCGGTAATAAAGATCTTCTCTAAATTTTCCTTTTTCTATGGCCTGGATCATATTCACGTTGGTGGCGGCGACGATCCGGACATCAGTCTTTTGTGCTTTCGAGGATCCCACTTTCAGGAATTCGCCGTTTTCAAGTACACGAAGTAATCGAACTTGCGTAGGTAGCGGTAGCTCACCCACTTCATCCAGGAAGATGGTTCCGCCATCGGCTACTTCAAAATAACCGCTACGTGTAGCAGTGGCTCCTGTGAAGGCTCCTTTTTCATGGCCAAACAGTTCACTGTCGATAGTTCCTTCGGGGATAGCACCACAGTTCACTGCGATATACTTGCCGTGTTTTCTATGCGAAAGTGAATGAATGATCTTAGGGATACTCTCTTTCCCAACACCGCTTTCACCCGTAACAAGTACAGAGATATCCGTAGGAGCCACCTGTATGGCTTTTTCTACGGCACGATTCAATTTAGGGTCGTTCCCTATAATTCCAAATCGTTGTTTTATTGCCTGTACGTTTTCCATTGTTAAATTGCTTCAGAATAATTTATAGCATTACCTAAAAGAGTAGCACTGGTACAATCGTCTACTTTAACCATTACCAGGTCTCCCACTTTATAATTTTCCTTCGGAAAGACTGCAACTGTATTATACTGGGTACGTCCACTCCAGTGCTGGTCACTTTTTTTCGACTCCTTTTCTATTAATACTTCCAGGGTTTGCCCCACAAATTGTTTAGTCCGGTAGGCTGAGTGTTGTTGCTGAAGATCGACGATCTCGGTCAATCTTCGCTTCTTAACTTCCAGAGGAATATCGTCCTCCAGTTTTCGCGCGGCCATGGTTCCGGGTCTTTCCGAATACATGAACATAAATCCGAAATCGTATTTTACATATTCCATCAGGGAGAGGGTGTCCCGGTGATCTTCTTCCGTTTCAGTAGGGAAACCCGTGATCATATCCTGAGATATGGCACAATCCGGAATGATCTCACGTATTTTATCTATTAGTGCCATATATTCCTCCCGGGTATGCTGTCTGTTCATTTCTTTCAGGATGCGGGTGCTACCGCTCTGCACAGGAAGGTGAATATAATTACAGATATTCTTATGTCTCGCCATACTGTGAAGCACATCTTCGGTCATATCCTGTGGGTTACTTGTAGAGAAACGTATTCTCATGTGAGGCTGGGCCATCGCAACCATATCGAGTAAATTCGCGAAATTGGTAGCGGTGGCTCGCTGAATTTCAGAAGCATTTTTAAAATCTTTCTTCAAGCCGCCTCCGTACCACAGGTAACTATCAACGTTTTGTCCTAACAGTGTTATTTCTTTGTAGCCTTTTTTAGCGAGGTCATTAACTTCGGACAGGATGCTCTGTGGATCCCGGCTTCGTTCTCTTCCTCTTGTGAAAGGTACTACACAGAAGGTGCACATATTATCGCAACCACGGGTGATACTTACGAAGGCAGTTACTCCGTTTCCTCCTAACCGCACCGGAGAAATATCTCCATAGGTCTCTTCTTTCGAAAGGATCACATTCACTGCGTCTCTACCGGCTTCTACTTCTTCCAATAAGTTTGGAAGATCTTTATAGGCATCGGGCCCCACAACCATATCGACGATCTTCTCTTCTTCGAGAAACTTGCTTTTCAGGCGTTCGGCCATACAACCCAGAACCCCCACCTTCATATTTGGGTTGGTTCGTTTAACGGCATTGTATTTCTCCAGCCGTTTCCGTACGGTTTGCTCTGCTTTGTCTCTGATAGAACATGTGTTCACTAAAACAAGATCGGCCTCTTCCAGATGTTGAGTTGTATTATATCCTTGTTTGGCAAGGATCGATGCAACGATCTCGCTATCCGAGAAATTCATCTGGCAGCCATAGCTTTCTATATATAATTTACGCGTATTGCCTTGCTGTGATTCCAGCAAAAGGGCCTCACCCTGCTTATTTTCGTCTATTTTCTTTTCTTCTGTCATATCCATTCTGGATCCCTGTGAATTGGTAGATCAATGAACGTGCAAAGATACGATATAATTCTGTTTTATGTCAAAATGGCAGGTTACTTTTTTGTACATTTAACGACCTATTAGCAAATAAACAGCGATCATGGAACATCCTATCTTCAAGAAAATAGAAAACTCAAAGAAAATCGATTTTGGCGATGTACTTACCCAGAGTTATAACCTATTCTTAAAAATTTGGCAGCAAGGTGCGATGCATACCCTGATCGTGATGCTCTTTGTGATACCGTTCCTTATACTAGTGTATGTACCTATAATATTTATGTCGTTCGCAGCTCAACGATATTCGGATCCTTACTATTATGAATACGGTAGCGACTATGGTTCGGCCATGGATTTTTCCATTCCTTTTATTATAATTTATTTCGTGGTTTTAT includes the following:
- the lptE gene encoding LptE family protein, producing MKIILRPFLFVFFAAIFMQGCKVNYSFTGADTGNARTFQVNYFQNNAPLVEPGAARDFTILLQDLILNQTSLDLVNNDGDLIYEGEIVQFYTSPITATSQSTAAQNRLTVAINVRFINTDDDTKDFEQRFSFYYDYDGQTQLTGSQLDDALAIIFERITQDVFNASLANW
- a CDS encoding sigma-54 interaction domain-containing protein; this encodes MENVQAIKQRFGIIGNDPKLNRAVEKAIQVAPTDISVLVTGESGVGKESIPKIIHSLSHRKHGKYIAVNCGAIPEGTIDSELFGHEKGAFTGATATRSGYFEVADGGTIFLDEVGELPLPTQVRLLRVLENGEFLKVGSSKAQKTDVRIVAATNVNMIQAIEKGKFREDLYYRLSTVDIHLPPLRERSEDIHLLFRKFASDFAQKYKMPTIRLEEDAVALLLQYRWSGNIRQLRNVAEQISVLEQERNISYQTLRSYLPDIGSNLPAVISKKRESDFSSEREILYKVLFDMQRDVNDLKKLTLELMNSGNASDVKEEQSTLIKKIYSEDKDHEETLASFVEDDDADQQDVEVLSIPESVSEANKANYDFAEEIQEEENLSLQEKELELIKKSLEKYNGKRKDAAEELGISERTLYRKIKQYNL
- the miaB gene encoding tRNA (N6-isopentenyl adenosine(37)-C2)-methylthiotransferase MiaB; translation: MTEEKKIDENKQGEALLLESQQGNTRKLYIESYGCQMNFSDSEIVASILAKQGYNTTQHLEEADLVLVNTCSIRDKAEQTVRKRLEKYNAVKRTNPNMKVGVLGCMAERLKSKFLEEEKIVDMVVGPDAYKDLPNLLEEVEAGRDAVNVILSKEETYGDISPVRLGGNGVTAFVSITRGCDNMCTFCVVPFTRGRERSRDPQSILSEVNDLAKKGYKEITLLGQNVDSYLWYGGGLKKDFKNASEIQRATATNFANLLDMVAMAQPHMRIRFSTSNPQDMTEDVLHSMARHKNICNYIHLPVQSGSTRILKEMNRQHTREEYMALIDKIREIIPDCAISQDMITGFPTETEEDHRDTLSLMEYVKYDFGFMFMYSERPGTMAARKLEDDIPLEVKKRRLTEIVDLQQQHSAYRTKQFVGQTLEVLIEKESKKSDQHWSGRTQYNTVAVFPKENYKVGDLVMVKVDDCTSATLLGNAINYSEAI